The Chitinophagales bacterium genome includes a region encoding these proteins:
- a CDS encoding RimK/LysX family protein, translated as MKNRPKLTIGRTDKIDLPEWGIFDIDAKIDSGAYTSSIHCENIHAYYQNGAHAVRFTLSAGEKSVTQQCKVYESKQVKNSFGQVEYRYLVKTSICLFGKKYVIELALTDRSSMKYPVLIGRKVLRDRFVIDVTKRNLSYQEKMKTLKMNKQSSKNK; from the coding sequence ATGAAAAACAGGCCTAAACTGACTATTGGGAGAACCGATAAAATTGATTTGCCTGAATGGGGCATTTTTGATATTGATGCCAAAATAGATAGTGGTGCATATACTTCTTCCATTCATTGTGAAAACATTCATGCCTACTATCAGAATGGAGCGCATGCAGTGCGCTTTACACTATCAGCCGGTGAGAAATCAGTGACACAGCAATGTAAAGTTTACGAAAGCAAGCAGGTTAAAAATTCTTTTGGGCAGGTCGAATACCGCTATCTTGTTAAAACATCCATCTGCCTGTTTGGTAAAAAGTATGTAATTGAACTGGCACTGACAGATCGCTCATCCATGAAATATCCTGTATTAATAGGCAGGAAAGTATTACGGGACCGCTTTGTAATAGATGTCACAAAACGAAATTTATCTTACCAGGAAAAGATGAAAACGCTGAAGATGAACAAACAATCATCAAAAAACAAATAG
- the mnmA gene encoding tRNA 2-thiouridine(34) synthase MnmA, which yields MSKHGKILVAMSGGIDSTVAAVMLHQEGYEVVGITMKTWDYTSSGGSKKETGCCNLDSINDARQLAVDLGFAHYIVDIREEFGDAVIENFVEEYIAGRTPNPCVLCNTHIKWTALIKRARQMDCEFIATGHYAQLREANGRYVVSKGVDTWKDQSYVLWGLAQENLAISRFPLGGFHKKDIRKMCTEWGYTDLAKKSESYEICFIPDNDYRSFLKRRVPGLEQKVQGGKFVTVQGEVIGTHEGYPFYTIGQRKGLGIALGKPMFVTDIIAETNTVVLGEEEALRRSGMIVGGINLQKYASVPDGFQAIAKVRYKDAGTPCRLYSANGKIKVEFNVEVKGIAPGQSAVFYEGDDVIGGGIIHSSFLY from the coding sequence ATGAGCAAGCACGGTAAAATTCTGGTGGCCATGAGTGGCGGTATCGACAGCACAGTAGCTGCCGTGATGCTGCATCAGGAAGGATATGAAGTGGTAGGCATCACCATGAAAACATGGGATTACACTTCCTCCGGCGGTTCTAAAAAGGAAACCGGCTGTTGTAACCTCGACTCCATAAATGATGCGCGGCAACTGGCTGTTGACCTTGGATTTGCCCATTATATTGTTGATATCAGGGAGGAATTCGGTGATGCAGTCATTGAGAATTTTGTGGAAGAGTACATTGCCGGGCGAACACCAAATCCATGTGTGCTGTGCAATACACATATTAAGTGGACCGCGCTGATAAAGCGGGCCAGGCAGATGGATTGCGAATTTATTGCCACCGGCCATTATGCGCAGCTACGCGAAGCAAATGGGCGCTATGTTGTCTCCAAAGGGGTTGACACCTGGAAAGATCAATCGTATGTATTATGGGGCCTTGCACAGGAAAACCTGGCCATCAGCCGCTTCCCGTTAGGTGGATTCCATAAAAAGGATATCCGAAAGATGTGCACGGAATGGGGATATACTGATCTGGCAAAGAAGAGTGAATCGTATGAAATCTGCTTTATACCCGATAATGATTACAGAAGCTTCCTAAAGAGAAGAGTGCCTGGCTTAGAGCAAAAGGTGCAAGGCGGAAAATTCGTTACTGTACAGGGTGAGGTGATTGGTACACATGAAGGTTATCCTTTTTATACCATCGGACAGCGTAAAGGCCTTGGCATTGCATTGGGCAAGCCTATGTTTGTTACAGACATCATTGCCGAGACGAATACCGTCGTATTAGGAGAGGAGGAAGCACTCCGCCGTAGTGGTATGATAGTAGGTGGCATTAACCTGCAGAAATATGCCTCTGTACCGGATGGGTTTCAAGCAATTGCAAAAGTGCGCTACAAAGATGCCGGCACACCTTGCAGGCTTTATAGCGCAAACGGAAAAATAAAGGTTGAATTTAACGTAGAGGTGAAAGGCATAGCACCGGGACAATCGGCAGTGTTTTATGAAGGTGATGATGTTATTGGTGGTGGTATCATTCATTCAAGCTTTCTATATTGA
- a CDS encoding aryl-sulfate sulfotransferase has product MKITVAFFVLAMSIQFAFAQFTYVSPMPGSVYHNPETNIILLNGQLIDEASVQGNNLLTIVGSVSGNHTWKARLSDDHKTVVIHPVPVFAYDENVYVVVSNNLKTVNGDAISGISFSFQTRKEVTPEQKALFSQYRLEDFKESFGYDPITDPQPELFETPDSFPSFVINVNNNAAPGRIFFGTQQELDEEDTNSFPTIIENDGTLYWARDEGKDGHDFKLNESGYLSYYSYAYAWWKILDSNFNEIDSVQCGNGYEAETNGHDFQMYADGHYFVQAFNDQIVDMTAYGGFPNATVKGYILQELDTNKDVIFQWRSWDHFLYTDANQWTPLTNAKVDYVHGNACSRDLDGNAIISCRNMDEVTKINRQTGDVIWRMGGENNQFTFVDDNIPQHFSQQHDARRIPNGNITLFNNGNKLPPEISSAKEYHLDEVNKIATLVWYYEHPDVGNNHVFGRASGNAQRLPNGNTMICWGTIYWNKNIPSMTEVDYNKNITWEMTFDTAGIKSYRTYKFDFVRCSVPADSSLTSTFITEDSVLLTWGDANNSSSYIFQYKLATEPDWTSIETPDNFIALNNIIPEVTYDWRVKTICEKFTDTSAISAVHQFNSIPTGTSDLTEDFASVSLYPNPATTTTTLEIILPESDIVRLSVIDLLGKVVHYEEFKALAGSNLHAINLSGLSGGIYSLKAVSGTHTGMQQLVIH; this is encoded by the coding sequence ATGAAAATAACGGTTGCATTCTTCGTACTGGCAATGTCCATACAATTTGCTTTCGCGCAATTTACTTACGTGAGCCCAATGCCGGGATCTGTTTACCATAACCCTGAAACTAACATCATCCTGCTCAACGGGCAGTTGATTGATGAGGCTTCTGTACAGGGAAACAACCTCCTTACCATTGTAGGCTCTGTAAGCGGCAACCATACGTGGAAGGCACGCCTTTCCGACGATCACAAAACGGTTGTCATCCACCCTGTTCCGGTCTTTGCTTATGATGAAAATGTGTATGTGGTGGTGAGCAACAATCTGAAGACGGTGAATGGAGATGCGATTAGCGGAATTTCCTTCAGTTTTCAAACACGCAAAGAAGTGACCCCGGAGCAGAAGGCTTTGTTCAGCCAATACCGGTTGGAAGATTTCAAGGAATCATTCGGATATGATCCTATCACTGATCCGCAGCCGGAATTATTTGAGACGCCTGATTCATTTCCCTCATTTGTTATTAACGTAAATAACAACGCTGCTCCCGGCCGTATTTTTTTCGGCACACAGCAGGAACTTGATGAAGAGGACACTAATTCATTCCCAACCATTATAGAAAATGACGGCACTCTCTATTGGGCGCGTGACGAGGGAAAAGATGGACATGACTTCAAACTCAATGAAAGCGGCTACCTCAGTTATTACAGTTATGCTTATGCCTGGTGGAAGATATTGGATTCAAATTTTAACGAGATAGATTCCGTTCAATGTGGAAACGGTTATGAAGCAGAAACCAATGGCCATGATTTTCAAATGTATGCTGACGGCCATTACTTTGTGCAAGCCTTCAATGACCAGATTGTGGACATGACTGCTTACGGAGGATTTCCGAATGCTACTGTCAAGGGATATATCTTACAAGAACTGGACACAAATAAAGATGTCATCTTCCAATGGAGAAGCTGGGATCACTTTCTATACACCGATGCCAACCAGTGGACTCCGCTGACGAATGCCAAGGTTGACTATGTGCATGGCAATGCCTGCAGCAGGGATTTGGATGGCAATGCCATTATTTCCTGCCGGAATATGGATGAAGTCACAAAAATCAACCGTCAGACTGGCGATGTTATCTGGCGGATGGGTGGTGAAAACAATCAATTCACCTTTGTTGACGATAATATCCCGCAGCATTTCAGCCAGCAGCATGATGCGCGCAGGATTCCTAATGGGAATATAACACTGTTTAACAATGGCAATAAGCTGCCGCCTGAAATCAGCAGTGCAAAAGAGTACCATCTAGATGAAGTGAACAAGATCGCCACGCTCGTTTGGTATTATGAGCATCCTGACGTTGGTAATAATCATGTTTTCGGCAGGGCCAGCGGCAATGCGCAAAGGCTGCCCAACGGCAATACTATGATTTGCTGGGGAACTATCTACTGGAACAAGAATATCCCTTCAATGACGGAAGTTGATTACAATAAAAATATTACCTGGGAAATGACTTTTGATACAGCTGGCATAAAGAGTTACAGAACTTATAAGTTTGATTTCGTTCGTTGCTCAGTACCGGCTGACAGTTCCTTAACATCAACCTTCATCACTGAGGATTCCGTTTTACTTACATGGGGTGATGCCAATAACTCTTCCTCTTACATTTTCCAGTATAAATTAGCTACTGAACCTGATTGGACTTCAATTGAAACACCAGATAATTTTATCGCACTTAACAACATTATTCCTGAAGTTACTTACGACTGGCGTGTGAAGACCATCTGCGAAAAATTTACAGATACTTCCGCCATTTCAGCCGTTCATCAGTTCAACTCAATTCCAACCGGGACATCAGATTTGACAGAAGACTTTGCATCCGTTTCACTATATCCAAATCCGGCAACAACCACTACAACACTGGAAATCATTTTGCCCGAAAGTGATATTGTGAGACTTTCTGTGATTGATCTGCTGGGGAAAGTGGTTCATTATGAAGAATTTAAGGCTTTGGCTGGCAGTAACCTGCATGCCATTAACCTGTCGGGCCTGTCTGGCGGAATATATAGCTTAAAGGCAGTTTCAGGCACTCATACCGGAATGCAGCAACTGGTCATACACTGA
- the rimK gene encoding 30S ribosomal protein S6--L-glutamate ligase has product MRIAILSRDAKLYSTKRLLEATLATGHEPVLLDHTKCYVSIEKAKPSIHFGGKEVVNIDAVVPRIGASVTFYGTAIVRQFEMMRIFSANESQAIVRSRDKLRSLQLLSRAGIGIPKTVFADNPRNVDDLIKMVGGTPLVIKLLEGTQGIGVVLAETDRGARSIIEAFLGQDIYILVQEFIKEADGVDIRAFVIDGQVVGAMQRQGRAGEFRSNLHRGGSGTVVQLSADEEQSAIQAAEVLGLKIAGVDLLRSARGPLILEVNSSPGLKGIEQATGVNIAGKIIEFVSLHAKRKEVEDKIGI; this is encoded by the coding sequence ATGAGAATCGCGATTCTTTCAAGAGATGCCAAATTGTATTCTACCAAACGCCTGCTGGAAGCCACTCTTGCAACAGGGCATGAACCGGTATTGCTGGATCATACCAAATGTTATGTGTCTATAGAGAAAGCAAAGCCATCCATTCATTTTGGCGGGAAAGAAGTAGTAAACATTGATGCTGTAGTACCCAGAATTGGTGCTTCCGTAACATTCTACGGAACTGCTATTGTGCGGCAATTTGAGATGATGCGTATTTTCTCGGCCAATGAATCACAAGCTATTGTAAGATCGAGGGACAAACTCCGGAGTCTGCAGTTGCTCTCCCGTGCAGGCATTGGCATACCCAAAACCGTATTTGCCGACAATCCGAGGAACGTGGATGACCTGATTAAGATGGTGGGCGGAACGCCCCTGGTCATAAAATTACTGGAAGGTACGCAAGGCATCGGCGTGGTATTGGCAGAAACTGACCGTGGTGCCAGGTCAATCATTGAAGCCTTTCTCGGGCAGGACATCTACATCCTGGTACAGGAATTTATCAAAGAAGCAGATGGTGTTGATATAAGGGCTTTTGTAATTGATGGGCAGGTAGTAGGTGCAATGCAGCGGCAGGGACGTGCCGGTGAATTCCGGTCAAATCTACATCGCGGAGGTTCCGGTACGGTTGTGCAATTGTCTGCCGATGAAGAACAATCGGCCATTCAGGCAGCCGAAGTTTTGGGTCTTAAGATTGCAGGTGTTGACTTACTGCGTTCGGCACGTGGCCCATTGATACTTGAAGTAAATTCTTCTCCCGGCCTGAAGGGAATCGAACAGGCCACCGGTGTAAATATTGCGGGAAAGATTATTGAATTCGTTTCACTTCATGCAAAAAGAAAAGAAGTGGAGGATAAAATAGGAATCTGA
- a CDS encoding aryl-sulfate sulfotransferase, producing MNRIATTLLLCFFSIGICTAQFSFISPVPGSQYHNPQTNIILNSGKVIELATVGDNQLLTIAGSVTGMHTWKARLSDDQKTIVIHPVPEFAYGETVSVTVYPVLRSADGGKINGTSFTFSIRNAISPEEAERYKQSRLDNFIESFGYDPTINTEKGFFETPDSFPTFVINVNNNASPGRIFYCNQNENDPDDTNSFPTIIENDGTLVFARDEVSSGHGFQLNHNGYLSFFQYNNSFWKILDSNYNEIDSVQCGNGYEVETNGHDFQIFPDGHSLVIAYDDQTIDMTAYGGSPVADVKGLIVQELDASKEVIFQWRSWDHFQITDANQFTPLTNSQVDYVHGNAVERDFDGNLLISSRSMDEVTKINRQTGDIIWRMGGENNQFTFVNDNIPEHFRQQHDVRRIANGNITILNNGNYLPNQISSAKEYQLDEVNKVATLIWFYEHPDVNGNKVFARASGNAQRLPNGNTMISWGTIVFDKGIPNMTEVDMNKNIVWEMTFDESGQKSYRTFKFDWNPCSRVSAFTMKATKKPDKMILSWQPATGAISYLVNYRPVGSSAWISKNIKAPKIKILGLLPATTYEWNIKTICHKAPLVTSTISETKTFVTPQRNAGELTVEPLPSLSVYPVPASDVLHVAFDCNREKATIRISNMIGQLMYEQTIAGDDESGISIDVSKWTKGFYLVDVIGNSMHESRKIIIE from the coding sequence ATGAACAGAATTGCTACTACTCTGCTATTATGCTTTTTCTCCATTGGCATCTGCACAGCTCAATTCAGCTTTATCAGCCCTGTGCCGGGATCACAGTATCACAACCCGCAAACCAATATCATTCTCAACAGCGGCAAAGTAATCGAACTTGCAACTGTCGGTGATAACCAATTACTGACTATTGCTGGATCAGTTACCGGCATGCATACCTGGAAAGCCAGGCTATCAGATGACCAAAAGACGATAGTTATTCATCCCGTGCCGGAATTTGCATATGGCGAAACTGTTTCTGTCACGGTTTATCCGGTATTAAGAAGTGCTGATGGTGGAAAAATCAATGGCACTTCTTTCACCTTTTCCATCAGGAATGCCATATCACCCGAGGAAGCAGAGCGTTACAAACAAAGCCGGCTGGATAATTTTATTGAATCGTTCGGTTACGACCCAACCATAAACACCGAAAAGGGATTTTTCGAAACACCTGACTCCTTTCCCACCTTTGTTATCAATGTAAATAACAATGCCTCACCCGGCAGGATTTTCTATTGCAATCAGAATGAAAATGATCCAGACGATACCAATTCCTTTCCGACAATTATTGAAAATGACGGAACACTGGTTTTTGCCCGTGATGAAGTCAGCAGTGGACATGGTTTTCAGCTCAATCACAATGGTTACTTATCATTTTTTCAGTACAATAATTCTTTCTGGAAAATACTCGATTCCAATTATAATGAGATCGATTCCGTGCAGTGCGGTAATGGTTATGAAGTGGAAACAAACGGGCATGATTTCCAGATCTTCCCCGACGGGCACAGCCTGGTTATTGCATATGATGATCAGACAATAGATATGACGGCCTATGGCGGGAGCCCGGTGGCTGATGTAAAGGGCTTAATCGTGCAGGAACTGGATGCCAGCAAAGAAGTGATCTTTCAATGGAGAAGCTGGGATCATTTCCAGATAACGGATGCCAATCAATTTACGCCCCTCACCAATAGCCAGGTAGATTATGTTCACGGCAATGCCGTGGAAAGAGACTTTGACGGAAATCTTCTCATTTCCAGCCGCAGCATGGATGAAGTGACAAAAATCAACAGGCAAACCGGTGATATTATATGGCGAATGGGCGGAGAAAACAACCAGTTTACTTTTGTGAATGATAATATTCCAGAGCACTTTCGCCAGCAACATGATGTAAGAAGAATTGCTAACGGCAATATCACGATTCTGAACAACGGGAACTACCTGCCTAACCAGATCTCCAGTGCCAAAGAATATCAGCTGGATGAAGTAAATAAAGTGGCTACGCTCATTTGGTTTTACGAACATCCGGATGTTAACGGAAATAAGGTTTTTGCACGTGCCTCGGGAAATGCGCAACGTTTGCCTAACGGAAACACTATGATCAGTTGGGGAACCATTGTGTTTGATAAGGGGATACCCAATATGACGGAAGTTGACATGAATAAGAATATTGTCTGGGAAATGACTTTTGACGAATCAGGCCAGAAGAGTTACAGGACTTTTAAGTTTGACTGGAATCCCTGCAGCCGTGTTTCTGCTTTCACTATGAAGGCAACGAAGAAACCGGATAAAATGATCTTAAGCTGGCAGCCTGCTACAGGTGCCATCAGCTACCTGGTCAATTACCGTCCGGTCGGATCATCCGCCTGGATATCCAAGAACATCAAAGCGCCAAAAATTAAAATATTGGGATTGCTGCCGGCAACAACTTATGAATGGAATATTAAGACCATTTGTCATAAAGCTCCATTGGTGACTTCAACCATTTCGGAAACAAAAACATTTGTTACCCCGCAGAGAAACGCGGGCGAGTTAACTGTTGAGCCATTACCTTCGCTCAGCGTATATCCTGTTCCTGCCAGCGATGTATTGCATGTTGCATTTGACTGCAATAGGGAAAAAGCGACTATCCGGATTAGCAATATGATTGGACAACTCATGTATGAACAGACGATTGCCGGGGACGATGAAAGTGGAATATCCATTGATGTTTCAAAGTGGACTAAAGGATTTTACCTCGTTGATGTGATCGGTAATTCAATGCATGAATCGAGGAAAATTATTATCGAATAA
- a CDS encoding antibiotic biosynthesis monooxygenase yields MIAATPLPPYFAVIFTSLLTEHDPAYEAMAEKMALLAALQPGYLGMETARETTGITVSYWENLQAIKAWKQNSEHLYAQNMGKSAWYAAYKVRICKVELEYGFEMEMQRG; encoded by the coding sequence ATGATTGCCGCTACGCCTTTGCCGCCATATTTCGCTGTAATTTTTACCTCTCTATTAACGGAACATGATCCAGCCTATGAAGCTATGGCGGAGAAGATGGCATTGCTTGCGGCCCTGCAGCCCGGCTATCTAGGCATGGAGACTGCCCGCGAAACAACCGGAATTACTGTTTCATACTGGGAAAACCTGCAAGCCATCAAAGCCTGGAAGCAAAACAGTGAGCATCTGTATGCACAAAATATGGGGAAGTCTGCATGGTATGCCGCCTATAAAGTCCGGATTTGTAAAGTGGAATTAGAATATGGATTTGAAATGGAAATGCAGCGTGGCTGA
- the mdh gene encoding malate dehydrogenase: protein MKVTVVGAGNVGATCADVIARNDYVHEVVLVDIKPGIAEGKSLDIWQTSPINMFNTRVKGVTSDYSATKHSDVVVITSGLPRKPGMSRDDLISTNAGIVKSVTEQIMQYSPDTILIIVSNPLDVMTYCAYLTAKVEPGRVFGMAGILDTARYKAFLAEALNCSPKDIQAVLMGGHGDTMVPLPRYTTVSGIPVTDLITADKLAPIIERTKKGGGELVNLMGTSAWYAPGAAAAQMVEAIVKDEKRIYPCCAWLQGEYGLKDIYLGVPVKLGKKGIEEIITLNLDAAEMALLNASAASVKEVMDVLDKMKLIA from the coding sequence ATGAAAGTTACCGTTGTAGGTGCCGGCAATGTAGGTGCAACCTGCGCTGATGTGATTGCACGCAATGACTATGTACACGAAGTTGTATTAGTTGACATTAAGCCCGGTATCGCAGAAGGAAAATCGCTCGATATCTGGCAAACTTCACCCATTAACATGTTCAATACACGTGTAAAGGGTGTAACCAGCGATTATTCCGCCACTAAGCATTCCGATGTGGTGGTGATAACTTCAGGCTTACCGAGAAAGCCCGGAATGAGCCGCGATGATCTTATCTCCACCAATGCCGGTATCGTTAAATCTGTGACGGAGCAAATAATGCAATATTCACCCGACACTATACTTATCATCGTATCGAATCCTCTCGATGTGATGACCTATTGTGCCTACCTCACGGCAAAGGTTGAACCGGGCCGTGTTTTCGGGATGGCAGGTATTCTCGATACCGCACGCTATAAAGCTTTCCTGGCAGAAGCGCTTAATTGTTCTCCTAAGGATATACAGGCGGTATTAATGGGCGGACATGGTGACACCATGGTTCCGCTGCCACGCTATACTACTGTATCGGGCATTCCTGTCACTGATCTTATTACTGCAGATAAACTTGCACCGATCATTGAGCGGACAAAGAAAGGCGGCGGAGAACTGGTGAACCTGATGGGTACAAGTGCATGGTATGCTCCCGGGGCAGCAGCCGCGCAGATGGTTGAGGCAATTGTGAAAGATGAGAAACGCATCTATCCCTGTTGCGCATGGCTGCAGGGTGAATATGGCCTTAAGGATATTTACCTCGGTGTGCCGGTGAAACTTGGAAAAAAAGGCATTGAAGAAATTATTACCCTCAACCTGGATGCTGCGGAAATGGCATTGTTAAATGCATCTGCTGCTTCGGTGAAAGAGGTAATGGATGTTCTTGATAAGATGAAACTGATAGCCTGA
- a CDS encoding aryl-sulfate sulfotransferase, giving the protein MSFLFLSSAFAQYRFTSPEPNSINHNPETNIILKSAENVNEKSLKISLVKITGSISGDHTVRIVLSSDQKTILLFPVEPFAFAESVNVSIERGFETAGGSVIDGTAFTFKIHPVRSPETAEAISKALQHCHEEEYGITEDTQSAFQKSPPECFFPETEIISSGNEYVAPLFMRNQRLNDNICFARQIMGNNGDSIYAEFDEMAGIDFKINQNGYLTYFDKSDSSFAMMDSGYNLVKKFYMGNGYPCDEHDFLVYPDGHAFLMCYDAQIVDMSLIVAGGQVDAVVLGLVLQELDEAGNVIFQWRSWDHLEITDAVDNYVNLTLSEIDYVHGNSIDIDTDGNLLVSCRHLSSILKINKSTGEIMWQLGGENNDFSFTNETGVNHFFYQHHFRLLPDGNYSMFNNANYQVPQASSAKIYSLNQSAKTATLVWEYVHPKVVGYNQAFDYYVYGRAMGNVQLLPNGNWLIGWGLLTNTHLAPFPNITEVDSAGNIVWEMRYTDSTLVTYRAFKFDFIRCGYIADSSLMATYVGYDSVDLAWDNSNNATSYIFQYRLSGAPDWITIPLETNFISLNGLLQQSVYEWRVQSICEAYNDSSAITDIHVFNTIFNGIHSVPSAGMGLIIYPNPATDVTNLSLLIPESGSFKLLITNLVGEKVFEEQITISAGKKVLPLMLNNWTPGMYSIQISGSHAVITRPLLIH; this is encoded by the coding sequence TTGAGTTTTCTCTTCCTGAGCAGTGCTTTCGCACAATACCGGTTTACATCGCCTGAGCCGAATAGTATCAACCACAATCCGGAAACCAATATTATTCTCAAGTCGGCGGAAAATGTGAATGAAAAGTCGCTTAAGATTTCTTTGGTGAAAATTACCGGATCAATAAGCGGTGATCATACCGTCCGTATCGTTCTGTCAAGCGATCAAAAAACAATCCTGTTATTCCCGGTTGAGCCGTTTGCTTTTGCTGAATCTGTTAATGTGTCAATAGAGCGCGGATTTGAAACAGCAGGCGGCAGCGTCATAGATGGCACTGCATTCACCTTTAAAATACACCCTGTAAGATCGCCGGAAACAGCGGAAGCAATCAGTAAAGCGCTTCAACATTGCCATGAAGAAGAATATGGAATCACTGAGGATACCCAATCCGCGTTTCAGAAAAGCCCACCTGAATGCTTTTTTCCTGAAACAGAAATCATTTCAAGCGGCAATGAATATGTTGCCCCGTTATTTATGCGTAATCAACGATTGAATGACAATATCTGTTTTGCACGGCAGATCATGGGTAATAACGGAGATTCTATTTACGCGGAATTTGATGAGATGGCCGGCATTGATTTTAAAATCAATCAAAACGGATACCTGACTTACTTCGATAAAAGTGACAGTTCGTTTGCCATGATGGATTCAGGTTATAACCTTGTCAAAAAATTCTATATGGGCAATGGCTATCCATGCGACGAGCATGATTTTCTGGTATACCCTGATGGTCATGCTTTCCTGATGTGTTACGATGCACAGATTGTGGATATGTCTCTGATAGTTGCAGGAGGCCAGGTGGATGCTGTAGTACTGGGACTGGTGCTGCAGGAACTAGATGAAGCCGGTAACGTGATTTTCCAATGGAGAAGCTGGGATCACCTTGAAATTACAGATGCTGTGGATAACTATGTCAATCTAACCCTTTCTGAAATCGACTATGTGCATGGCAATTCCATCGACATTGATACAGACGGTAACCTGCTGGTTTCCTGCCGACACCTTAGTTCCATATTGAAGATTAATAAATCAACCGGTGAAATCATGTGGCAACTGGGAGGAGAAAACAATGATTTTTCCTTCACAAATGAAACAGGCGTCAATCATTTCTTTTATCAGCATCACTTTCGCCTTCTGCCCGATGGTAATTATTCGATGTTTAACAATGCAAATTACCAGGTGCCGCAGGCTTCTTCGGCAAAGATTTATTCTCTGAATCAATCAGCAAAAACTGCAACCCTTGTTTGGGAATATGTACATCCTAAAGTAGTAGGATATAATCAGGCATTTGATTACTACGTGTATGGCAGAGCAATGGGTAATGTTCAGCTATTACCTAATGGAAACTGGCTGATCGGCTGGGGCCTGTTGACTAATACCCACCTGGCACCATTCCCGAATATTACTGAAGTAGACAGTGCAGGTAATATTGTTTGGGAAATGCGCTACACCGACAGCACCCTGGTAACATACCGTGCATTTAAGTTTGACTTCATCCGTTGCGGATATATTGCAGACAGTTCATTGATGGCTACCTACGTTGGATACGATTCGGTTGATCTGGCCTGGGACAATTCCAACAATGCAACCTCCTATATATTCCAATACAGACTCTCTGGCGCTCCTGACTGGATAACTATACCACTGGAAACCAATTTCATATCGCTGAATGGCCTGCTTCAGCAATCGGTGTATGAATGGCGGGTGCAAAGTATATGCGAAGCGTACAATGATTCATCAGCGATCACTGATATTCATGTGTTCAACACGATCTTTAATGGAATTCATTCCGTGCCATCAGCTGGTATGGGCCTTATCATATACCCTAACCCCGCGACGGATGTCACCAACCTGAGCCTTTTAATTCCTGAAAGCGGTAGTTTTAAACTCCTCATCACCAATCTAGTTGGTGAAAAGGTTTTTGAAGAGCAAATAACAATCAGCGCCGGAAAAAAAGTATTGCCTTTAATGCTAAACAATTGGACGCCGGGAATGTATTCAATTCAAATATCCGGCAGCCATGCTGTAATAACACGTCCATTACTGATTCATTAG